One window of the Magnolia sinica isolate HGM2019 chromosome 19, MsV1, whole genome shotgun sequence genome contains the following:
- the LOC131234993 gene encoding kinesin-like protein KIN-5D: protein MKKYIKLLTPKLEGEHQEQFKKNIEGATKFLLSKLKDLQLAREAGEINKSLLTLGRVINVLVEHSGHIPYRDSKLTRLLRDSLGGKIKTCIATISPSIHCLEETLGTLDYAHRAKNIKNKPEKQMTGKLQRPLNSCNP from the exons atgaagaagtatatcaAGCTGTTGACTCCTAAGTTGGAGGGAGAGCATCAGGAACAATTTAAGAAGAACATTGAGGGAGCAACAAAGTTTCTACTTTCGAAGCTCAAGGACCTTCAATT AGCAAGGGAAGCAGGAGAGATCAATAAAAGCTTGCTTACACTTGGTCGTGTTATTAATGTACTTGTTGAGCATTCTGGTCATATTCCATATAG GGATAGCAAATTGACAAGGTTACTGAGGGATTCCCTGGGAGGAAAAATAAAGACATGCATTGCAACCATATCACCTTCCATACACTGCTTGGAAGAGACACTCGGCACTCTAGATTATGCACACCGTGCAAAAAATATCAAGAATAAGCCAGAG AAGCAAATGACAGGGAAGCTGCAAAGGCCGCTGAACAGCTGCAATCCGTAG